In Antennarius striatus isolate MH-2024 chromosome 8, ASM4005453v1, whole genome shotgun sequence, a single window of DNA contains:
- the LOC137600835 gene encoding ribosomal protein S6 kinase beta-2-like isoform X1: MAGVFDIDLETDDISDTEDDVCGFAVTEAEDVQTEEVELSSESVNRDSERVGPDCFELLTVLGKGAYGKVFQVRKVQGAQTGKIFAMKVLKKAKIVCNAKDTAHTRAEREILETVRHPFIVDLLYAFQTGGKLYLILECLSGGELFMQLEKEGIFMEDTACFYLGEITLALGHLHSNGIIYRDLKPENIMLNHQGHIKLTDFGLCKESIHDGSVTHTFCGTIEYMAPEILTRSGHNRAVDWWSLGTLMYDMMTGSPPFTSENRKKTIDKILKCKVNLPPYLTIDARDLIKKLLKKNPAQRLGSSKADCADIQKHPFFRHISWDDLLSKRVEPPYKPHLQSDEDVSQFDIRFTRQTPVDSPDDSTLSHSVELAFAGFTYVAPSVLENLKEGFSFEPRARSVRQHNSGPRTPISPLSFSPTGPFKSNIDGEMDFSHTSQPAAPVSVPLENGASSQPIRTPARNKKQKGRRR; this comes from the exons ATGGCAGGTGTATTTGACATAGATTTGGAGACGGATGACATCAGTGATACAGAG gatgatgtctgtggcttcgcTGTGACAGAAGCTGAAGA TGTTCAGACGGAGGAGGTGGAACTGAGTAGTGAAAGTGTCAACAGAGACAGCGAAAGAGTTGGACCTGATTGCTTTGAACTTCTTACTGTGCTAGGAAAAGGAGCTTATGGCAAG GTTTTCCAGGTGCGGAAGGTACAAGGTGCTCAGACAGGAAAAATATTTGCCATGAAGGTCCTGAAAAAG GCTAAGATAGTGTGTAATGCTAAAGACACAGCCCATACACGAGCAGAGCGGGAGATCCTGGAGACAGTGAGACACCCATTCATTGTGGATTTGCTCTACGCCTTTCAGACTGGGGGAAAACTCTACCTCATACTGGAGTGTCTGAGTG GAGGGGAATTGTTCATGCAGTTAGAGAAAGAAGGTATCTTCATGGAGGACACTGCTTG tTTTTATCTAGGAGAGATCACATTGGCCCTTGGTCACCTCCACTCCAATGGAATTATTTACAGGGACCTCAAACCTGAAAATATCATGCTTAACCATCAAG GACACATCAAGCTTACCGACTTTGGTCTCTGCAAGGAATCAATTCATGATGGCAGcgtcacacacactttctgtggCACAATCGAGTATAT GGCCCCAGAGATCCTGACTAGGTCGGGTCACAACAGAGCAGTTGACTGGTGGAGCCTTGGCACTCTAATGTATGATATGATGACCGGATCT CCTCCATTCACatctgaaaacagaaagaagaccATCGATAAGATATTGAAGTGTAAGGTCAATCTGCCCCCATACCTGACAATTGATGCCAGAGACCTCATCAAGAAG CTGTTAAAGAAGAATCCAGCCCAAAGACTTGGCTCCAGTAAAGCAGATTGTGCTGACATACAG AAACATCCGTTCTTCAGGCACATCAGCTGGGATGACCTGCTGAGCAAGAGAGTGGAACCACCATACAAGCCTCATCTT CAGTCAGATGAAGATGTGAGTCAGTTTGACATCAGATTCACGCGACAGACACCGGTTGACAGTCCAGATGATAGCACACTCAGTCACAGTGTAGAGCTCGCCTTCGCT GGCTTTACCTATGTGGCTCCATCAGTCCTAGAAAATTTAAAGGAAGGCTTCTCGTTTGAGCCCAGAGCAAGATCTGTACGCCAACATAATAGTGGCCCACGCACACCCATCAG TCCTCTGAGTTTTTCTCCAACTGGACCATTCAAGTCCAACATCGATGGTGAAATGGACTTCTCTCATACCTCTCAACCCGCAGCTCCAGTTTCTGTGCCACTAGAAAATGGAGCTTctagtcagccaatcaggacgccTGCAAGGAACAAGAAGCAGAAAGGACGTCGGCGATGA
- the LOC137600835 gene encoding ribosomal protein S6 kinase beta-2-like isoform X2, protein MAGVFDIDLETDDISDTEDDVCGFAVTEAEDVQTEEVELSSESVNRDSERVGPDCFELLTVLGKGAYGKVFQVRKVQGAQTGKIFAMKVLKKTGGKLYLILECLSGGELFMQLEKEGIFMEDTACFYLGEITLALGHLHSNGIIYRDLKPENIMLNHQGHIKLTDFGLCKESIHDGSVTHTFCGTIEYMAPEILTRSGHNRAVDWWSLGTLMYDMMTGSPPFTSENRKKTIDKILKCKVNLPPYLTIDARDLIKKLLKKNPAQRLGSSKADCADIQKHPFFRHISWDDLLSKRVEPPYKPHLQSDEDVSQFDIRFTRQTPVDSPDDSTLSHSVELAFAGFTYVAPSVLENLKEGFSFEPRARSVRQHNSGPRTPISPLSFSPTGPFKSNIDGEMDFSHTSQPAAPVSVPLENGASSQPIRTPARNKKQKGRRR, encoded by the exons ATGGCAGGTGTATTTGACATAGATTTGGAGACGGATGACATCAGTGATACAGAG gatgatgtctgtggcttcgcTGTGACAGAAGCTGAAGA TGTTCAGACGGAGGAGGTGGAACTGAGTAGTGAAAGTGTCAACAGAGACAGCGAAAGAGTTGGACCTGATTGCTTTGAACTTCTTACTGTGCTAGGAAAAGGAGCTTATGGCAAG GTTTTCCAGGTGCGGAAGGTACAAGGTGCTCAGACAGGAAAAATATTTGCCATGAAGGTCCTGAAAAAG ACTGGGGGAAAACTCTACCTCATACTGGAGTGTCTGAGTG GAGGGGAATTGTTCATGCAGTTAGAGAAAGAAGGTATCTTCATGGAGGACACTGCTTG tTTTTATCTAGGAGAGATCACATTGGCCCTTGGTCACCTCCACTCCAATGGAATTATTTACAGGGACCTCAAACCTGAAAATATCATGCTTAACCATCAAG GACACATCAAGCTTACCGACTTTGGTCTCTGCAAGGAATCAATTCATGATGGCAGcgtcacacacactttctgtggCACAATCGAGTATAT GGCCCCAGAGATCCTGACTAGGTCGGGTCACAACAGAGCAGTTGACTGGTGGAGCCTTGGCACTCTAATGTATGATATGATGACCGGATCT CCTCCATTCACatctgaaaacagaaagaagaccATCGATAAGATATTGAAGTGTAAGGTCAATCTGCCCCCATACCTGACAATTGATGCCAGAGACCTCATCAAGAAG CTGTTAAAGAAGAATCCAGCCCAAAGACTTGGCTCCAGTAAAGCAGATTGTGCTGACATACAG AAACATCCGTTCTTCAGGCACATCAGCTGGGATGACCTGCTGAGCAAGAGAGTGGAACCACCATACAAGCCTCATCTT CAGTCAGATGAAGATGTGAGTCAGTTTGACATCAGATTCACGCGACAGACACCGGTTGACAGTCCAGATGATAGCACACTCAGTCACAGTGTAGAGCTCGCCTTCGCT GGCTTTACCTATGTGGCTCCATCAGTCCTAGAAAATTTAAAGGAAGGCTTCTCGTTTGAGCCCAGAGCAAGATCTGTACGCCAACATAATAGTGGCCCACGCACACCCATCAG TCCTCTGAGTTTTTCTCCAACTGGACCATTCAAGTCCAACATCGATGGTGAAATGGACTTCTCTCATACCTCTCAACCCGCAGCTCCAGTTTCTGTGCCACTAGAAAATGGAGCTTctagtcagccaatcaggacgccTGCAAGGAACAAGAAGCAGAAAGGACGTCGGCGATGA
- the LOC137600835 gene encoding ribosomal protein S6 kinase beta-2-like isoform X3 yields MAGVFDIDLETDDISDTEDDVCGFAVTEAEDVQTEEVELSSESVNRDSERVGPDCFELLTVLGKGAYGKVFQVRKVQGAQTGKIFAMKVLKKAKIVCNAKDTAHTRAEREILETVRHPFIVDLLYAFQTGGKLYLILECLSGGELFMQLEKEGIFMEDTACFYLGEITLALGHLHSNGIIYRDLKPENIMLNHQGHIKLTDFGLCKESIHDGSVTHTFCGTIEYMAPEILTRSGHNRAVDWWSLGTLMYDMMTGSPPFTSENRKKTIDKILKCKVNLPPYLTIDARDLIKKLLKKNPAQRLGSSKADCADIQKHPFFRHISWDDLLSKRVEPPYKPHLSSEFFSNWTIQVQHRW; encoded by the exons ATGGCAGGTGTATTTGACATAGATTTGGAGACGGATGACATCAGTGATACAGAG gatgatgtctgtggcttcgcTGTGACAGAAGCTGAAGA TGTTCAGACGGAGGAGGTGGAACTGAGTAGTGAAAGTGTCAACAGAGACAGCGAAAGAGTTGGACCTGATTGCTTTGAACTTCTTACTGTGCTAGGAAAAGGAGCTTATGGCAAG GTTTTCCAGGTGCGGAAGGTACAAGGTGCTCAGACAGGAAAAATATTTGCCATGAAGGTCCTGAAAAAG GCTAAGATAGTGTGTAATGCTAAAGACACAGCCCATACACGAGCAGAGCGGGAGATCCTGGAGACAGTGAGACACCCATTCATTGTGGATTTGCTCTACGCCTTTCAGACTGGGGGAAAACTCTACCTCATACTGGAGTGTCTGAGTG GAGGGGAATTGTTCATGCAGTTAGAGAAAGAAGGTATCTTCATGGAGGACACTGCTTG tTTTTATCTAGGAGAGATCACATTGGCCCTTGGTCACCTCCACTCCAATGGAATTATTTACAGGGACCTCAAACCTGAAAATATCATGCTTAACCATCAAG GACACATCAAGCTTACCGACTTTGGTCTCTGCAAGGAATCAATTCATGATGGCAGcgtcacacacactttctgtggCACAATCGAGTATAT GGCCCCAGAGATCCTGACTAGGTCGGGTCACAACAGAGCAGTTGACTGGTGGAGCCTTGGCACTCTAATGTATGATATGATGACCGGATCT CCTCCATTCACatctgaaaacagaaagaagaccATCGATAAGATATTGAAGTGTAAGGTCAATCTGCCCCCATACCTGACAATTGATGCCAGAGACCTCATCAAGAAG CTGTTAAAGAAGAATCCAGCCCAAAGACTTGGCTCCAGTAAAGCAGATTGTGCTGACATACAG AAACATCCGTTCTTCAGGCACATCAGCTGGGATGACCTGCTGAGCAAGAGAGTGGAACCACCATACAAGCCTCATCTT TCCTCTGAGTTTTTCTCCAACTGGACCATTCAAGTCCAACATCGATGGTGA